From Alienimonas californiensis, a single genomic window includes:
- a CDS encoding efflux RND transporter permease subunit → MLNAVIRTALRNRAATLALAAALLVFGGWQTANLPIDVFPDLDRPRVVVLTEAPGMAPEEVEALITFPLETTLNGATGVEAVRSSSGVGISVINVEFAYGTDIYTDRQIVTERIAAVADRMPEGVEPSLAPVSSIMGQVLVVALWADADDAVGGDATDPLELRTLADWVIRQRLLTVPGVAQVFTMGGGRSQFQILVDPDALRTHGVTLEEVEAAAANANRNATGGYLDDRGPTELLVRGLGRATTVEDLRLVPVATRGGVPVTLGEVATITTAAQVKRGDSSAFVRVAGEEEDGNGEAGDAEAAFEGGPAVALTITKQPGADTRAVTAAVDAALADLAPTLPADVRFETVYSQRSFIDRAVENVAEALADGGALVVVILFAFLLNLRTTLVTLTAIPLSVVATASVFAGFDLGINTMTLGGLAVAVGELVDDAIVDVENVHRRLKENRLRPPDDRLHPLRVVYGASAEIRGSIVYGTAVVVLVFLPLFALQGMEGRLFAPLAAAYVVSILASLAVSLTVTPVLCSLLLIGRKGWLVAAPLLGLAMSAATFHWILPRAAEILGWHALALGDPWWWTFAAAPAFWLGALALDAALGDAGEGPLLRGLQWVAGGVIRFSTVAAGPVLLIAAGAVIAAGVAVSRLERDFLPPFNEGAVQVNVLLAPGTSLKSSGEIAEAVEKRLMRVEGVRTLVRRTGRAELDEHAEGVNVSEIIVELDPEAPRERVLFELREAIADVPGAVGSVEGPLAHLISHMISGVKAQVGIKLYGDDLDTLRRLGERMQAAIGDVPGLTDVVLEPQVTIPQLRIELDRPALARTGLQPGTVMEFVETAMNGAVVSEVLVGQRTFDLLVRLDEPFREDIEAVRRLAITAPDGAEVPLGSVADIYQGGGPNTINRENVRRRIVLQANVADRGLVDAVTDVKARLAAIELPPGYFIEYSGQFESQQSATNRLAALTAAAVLGVFLVLNTLFRSANFALQVMAALPAAFVGGAVALVVTDQTLTVAALVGFISLAGIASRNGILLLSHYLHLVREEGEDWTRDMLVRAGRDRLAPVLMTALTSGIGLVPLALSAGEPGKEILYPVATVIVGGLISSTAAEFVVRPALFWAVGRGAGRRLTATDEAADPLA, encoded by the coding sequence ATGTTGAACGCCGTCATCCGCACCGCCCTGCGGAACCGGGCCGCCACGCTGGCCCTCGCCGCGGCGCTGCTGGTCTTCGGCGGCTGGCAGACCGCGAACCTGCCGATCGACGTCTTCCCTGACCTCGACCGCCCCCGGGTGGTGGTGCTCACCGAGGCCCCCGGCATGGCGCCGGAGGAGGTGGAGGCCCTCATCACCTTCCCGCTGGAAACGACCCTCAACGGGGCCACCGGCGTGGAGGCGGTCCGCAGCAGCAGCGGCGTGGGCATCAGCGTGATCAACGTCGAATTCGCCTACGGGACGGACATCTACACCGACCGGCAGATCGTCACCGAACGCATCGCCGCCGTCGCCGACCGCATGCCGGAGGGCGTCGAACCCTCGCTGGCGCCGGTCAGCTCGATCATGGGGCAGGTGCTCGTCGTCGCGCTGTGGGCCGATGCCGACGACGCCGTCGGGGGGGACGCCACGGACCCGCTGGAGCTGCGCACGCTGGCGGACTGGGTGATCCGCCAGCGCCTGCTGACGGTCCCCGGCGTGGCCCAGGTGTTCACGATGGGCGGCGGGCGGTCGCAGTTTCAGATTCTCGTCGACCCCGACGCCCTGCGGACGCACGGCGTGACGCTGGAAGAGGTGGAAGCCGCCGCCGCGAACGCCAACCGCAACGCGACCGGCGGCTACCTGGACGACCGCGGGCCGACCGAACTGCTGGTCCGCGGCCTCGGCCGGGCGACGACCGTGGAGGATCTGCGGCTGGTCCCGGTCGCCACCCGGGGCGGGGTGCCGGTCACGCTGGGAGAGGTCGCCACCATCACCACCGCCGCCCAGGTGAAGCGGGGCGATTCGTCGGCCTTCGTGCGGGTGGCGGGGGAAGAAGAGGACGGGAACGGCGAGGCGGGCGACGCCGAAGCCGCCTTCGAGGGCGGCCCGGCGGTCGCCCTGACGATCACCAAGCAGCCAGGCGCCGACACCCGGGCCGTCACCGCCGCGGTGGACGCGGCGCTGGCCGACCTCGCCCCCACCCTGCCGGCGGACGTGCGGTTCGAGACGGTCTATTCGCAGCGGTCCTTCATCGACCGGGCGGTGGAGAACGTCGCGGAGGCCCTCGCCGACGGTGGCGCCCTGGTCGTGGTGATCCTGTTCGCCTTCCTGTTGAACCTGCGGACGACGCTGGTGACGCTCACGGCGATTCCGCTGTCGGTGGTGGCGACGGCGTCGGTGTTCGCCGGGTTCGACCTCGGCATCAACACGATGACGCTGGGCGGGCTGGCCGTGGCGGTCGGCGAACTGGTCGACGACGCGATCGTCGACGTGGAAAACGTCCACCGCCGGCTCAAGGAAAACCGGCTCAGACCGCCGGACGATCGCCTGCACCCCCTGCGGGTCGTGTACGGGGCGAGCGCGGAGATTCGTGGGTCGATCGTGTACGGCACCGCGGTGGTGGTGCTGGTCTTCCTGCCGCTGTTCGCCCTGCAGGGGATGGAGGGTCGGCTGTTCGCCCCGCTGGCCGCGGCCTACGTGGTGAGCATCCTGGCCTCGCTGGCGGTCTCGCTGACCGTCACGCCGGTGCTGTGCTCCCTGCTGCTGATCGGGCGGAAGGGCTGGCTGGTCGCCGCCCCGCTGCTGGGCCTGGCGATGAGCGCGGCGACCTTCCACTGGATCCTGCCGCGGGCGGCGGAGATCCTCGGCTGGCATGCGTTGGCGTTGGGCGACCCCTGGTGGTGGACGTTCGCGGCGGCGCCGGCGTTCTGGCTGGGGGCGTTGGCGCTGGACGCGGCGCTGGGCGACGCCGGCGAGGGGCCGCTGCTCCGCGGGCTGCAATGGGTCGCGGGGGGCGTGATCCGATTCTCCACCGTCGCCGCCGGGCCGGTGCTGCTGATCGCCGCGGGGGCGGTGATCGCCGCCGGCGTGGCGGTCAGCCGGTTGGAACGCGACTTCCTGCCGCCGTTCAACGAGGGCGCCGTGCAGGTCAACGTGCTGCTGGCCCCCGGCACGAGCCTGAAAAGCAGCGGCGAGATCGCGGAGGCCGTGGAGAAACGCCTGATGCGGGTGGAGGGCGTCCGCACGCTGGTCCGCCGCACCGGCCGGGCGGAACTGGACGAGCACGCCGAGGGGGTGAACGTCTCCGAGATCATCGTGGAACTGGACCCGGAGGCCCCCCGCGAACGGGTGCTGTTCGAGCTGCGCGAGGCGATCGCCGACGTGCCCGGCGCCGTCGGCAGCGTGGAGGGGCCGCTGGCGCACCTCATCTCCCACATGATCAGCGGGGTGAAGGCGCAGGTCGGCATTAAGCTATACGGCGACGACCTGGACACCCTCCGCCGCCTCGGCGAGCGGATGCAGGCCGCCATCGGCGACGTGCCCGGCCTGACGGACGTCGTCCTCGAACCGCAGGTCACGATCCCGCAGCTCCGCATCGAGCTGGACCGCCCGGCCCTGGCCCGCACCGGCCTGCAACCCGGCACGGTGATGGAGTTCGTGGAGACGGCGATGAACGGGGCGGTCGTCTCCGAGGTCCTCGTCGGGCAGCGGACCTTCGATCTGCTGGTCCGGCTGGACGAACCCTTCCGCGAGGACATCGAGGCGGTCCGCCGGCTGGCGATCACGGCGCCGGACGGGGCCGAGGTCCCGCTGGGCTCCGTCGCGGACATCTACCAGGGCGGCGGGCCGAACACGATCAACCGGGAGAACGTCCGCCGGCGGATCGTGTTGCAGGCGAACGTCGCCGACCGAGGGCTGGTCGACGCGGTGACGGACGTGAAGGCCCGCCTCGCCGCGATCGAACTGCCGCCAGGCTACTTCATCGAATACAGCGGGCAGTTCGAGAGCCAACAGAGCGCGACCAACCGGCTGGCGGCGCTGACGGCGGCGGCGGTGCTGGGGGTGTTCCTCGTGCTGAACACCCTGTTCCGCAGCGCCAACTTCGCCCTGCAGGTGATGGCGGCGCTGCCGGCGGCGTTCGTCGGCGGGGCGGTGGCGCTGGTCGTCACCGACCAGACGCTCACCGTGGCGGCGCTGGTCGGGTTCATCTCCCTGGCCGGGATCGCCAGCCGCAACGGGATTCTGTTGCTCTCCCACTACCTCCACCTGGTGCGGGAGGAGGGGGAGGACTGGACCCGCGACATGTTGGTCCGCGCCGGGCGGGACCGCCTCGCCCCGGTGCTGATGACCGCCCTGACCAGCGGCATCGGGTTGGTCCCGCTGGCGCTGAGCGCCGGGGAGCCGGGCAAGGAGATCCTGTACCCGGTGGCGACGGTGATCGTGGGCGGGCTGATCTCCAGCACGGCGGCGGAGTTCGTGGTGCGGCCGGCGCTGTTCTGGGCCGTCGGCCGCGGGGCGGGGCGCCGCTTGACCGCCACCGACGAGGCCGCCGACCCGCTGGCCTGA